The following are from one region of the Rhizobacter sp. AJA081-3 genome:
- the ubiB gene encoding ubiquinone biosynthesis regulatory protein kinase UbiB produces the protein MRHVGRLIFICVTVLRYGLDELALSSFRQRWVRALVRVLTIGRRLDLPRGVRLRLGLERLGPIFVKFGQVMSTRRDLLPPDYAEELAKLQDRVPPFPAAQSRALIEKAFGKPIDEIFASFDAEPVASASIAQVHFATLKDGREVAVKVLRPGMLDVIDDDLTLMRTLAVWVERLSVDGKRLKPREVVAEFDNYLHDELDLVREASNAAQLRRNMEDLRLVMVPEMIWDLCTQGVIVMERMKGLPISQVDRLREAGVDIKKLARDGVTIFFTQVFRDGFFHADMHPGNIQVSVAPATFGRYIALDFGIVGTLTEFDKEYLAQNFIAFFRRDYKRVAELHVESGWVPPETRVDALEGAIRAVCEPHFDRPLKDISLGQVLLRLFQTSRRFNVEIQPQLVLLQKTLLNVEGLGRELDPDLDLWNTAKPFLERWMNDQIGWRGLAERLKNEAPRYVQLLPELPRLVHQALTRPRASDTRVLEALLEEQRRSNRWLLALTASLIGFAAGALLVLVLLRWQA, from the coding sequence ATGAGGCACGTCGGCCGGCTGATCTTCATCTGCGTCACGGTTCTGCGTTACGGGCTGGACGAGCTGGCGCTGTCCAGCTTCCGCCAGCGCTGGGTACGCGCGCTGGTTCGCGTGCTGACCATCGGCCGGCGCCTGGACCTGCCGCGCGGCGTGCGGCTGCGCCTGGGCCTGGAGCGGCTCGGGCCGATCTTCGTCAAGTTCGGCCAGGTGATGTCGACGCGGCGCGACCTGCTGCCGCCCGACTACGCCGAGGAGCTCGCCAAGCTTCAGGACCGTGTGCCGCCATTTCCGGCGGCGCAGTCGCGCGCACTGATCGAGAAGGCCTTCGGCAAGCCGATCGACGAGATCTTCGCCAGCTTCGACGCCGAGCCGGTGGCCAGCGCCTCGATCGCGCAGGTGCATTTCGCCACGCTGAAGGACGGCCGCGAGGTCGCGGTGAAGGTGCTGCGCCCGGGCATGCTCGACGTCATCGACGACGACCTCACGCTGATGCGCACCCTGGCCGTGTGGGTCGAGCGCCTGTCGGTCGACGGCAAGCGCCTGAAGCCGCGCGAGGTGGTGGCCGAGTTCGACAACTACCTGCACGACGAGCTCGACCTGGTGCGCGAGGCCTCCAATGCCGCCCAGCTGCGCCGCAACATGGAGGATCTGCGCCTGGTCATGGTGCCCGAGATGATCTGGGACCTGTGCACCCAGGGCGTCATCGTCATGGAGCGCATGAAGGGCCTGCCGATCAGCCAGGTCGACCGCCTGCGCGAGGCGGGCGTGGACATCAAGAAGCTGGCCCGCGACGGCGTGACGATCTTCTTCACGCAGGTCTTCCGCGACGGCTTCTTCCATGCCGACATGCACCCGGGCAACATCCAGGTCAGCGTGGCGCCGGCCACTTTCGGCCGCTACATCGCGCTGGACTTCGGCATCGTCGGCACGCTGACCGAGTTCGACAAGGAATACCTGGCGCAGAACTTCATCGCCTTCTTCCGCCGCGACTACAAGCGCGTGGCCGAACTGCACGTCGAGAGCGGCTGGGTGCCGCCGGAGACGCGCGTCGATGCGCTCGAAGGCGCGATCCGCGCGGTCTGCGAGCCGCACTTCGACCGGCCGCTGAAGGACATCTCGCTCGGCCAGGTGCTGCTGCGCCTGTTCCAGACCTCGCGGCGCTTCAACGTCGAGATCCAGCCGCAGCTGGTGCTGCTGCAGAAGACGCTGCTCAACGTCGAGGGCCTGGGCCGCGAGCTCGACCCCGACCTCGACCTGTGGAACACCGCCAAGCCCTTCCTCGAGCGCTGGATGAACGACCAGATCGGCTGGCGCGGCCTGGCCGAGCGGCTGAAGAACGAGGCGCCACGCTACGTGCAGCTGCTGCCCGAACTGCCGCGCCTGGTGCACCAGGCACTGACGCGGCCGCGCGCGAGCGACACCCGCGTGCTGGAGGCGCTGCTCGAGGAGCAGCGGCGCAGCAACCGCTGGCTGCTCGCCCTGACCGCCTCGTTGATCGGCTTCGCCGCCGGCGCGCTGCTGGTGCTCGTGCTCCTGCGCTGGCAGGCCTGA
- a CDS encoding polyamine ABC transporter substrate-binding protein — MADSALAAGPEAKVLNIYNWSDYIADDTIKNFEKETGIKVNYDNYDNNEILHAKLVAGKTGYDIVVPGAHFAKQQIEAKLFQPLDRSQLSNWGNLDPAILEQMAKLDPGNQHLVNWMWGFVTVGINTAKVKKALGDLPMPENPWSLLFDPKYASRLKGCGVNFLDSASEVMPVALLYVGKPGFSRNAADYPPAGEMLKKVRPYVTRFSSSGYIEELAGGQLCAVMGYSGDINISRARALQAKNGNDIQALVPSSGATLFFDSMAIPADAAHPKNAHLFINYILRPEVHASLTNKVFYANPNRASLKFVKKDVAENKSIFPGPQELARMTAPDSLPQDIRRVQTRTFTNFKAGR; from the coding sequence ATGGCGGACTCTGCTCTTGCCGCCGGCCCGGAAGCCAAGGTCCTGAACATCTACAACTGGTCCGACTACATCGCCGACGACACGATCAAGAACTTCGAGAAGGAAACCGGCATCAAGGTCAACTACGACAACTACGACAACAACGAGATCCTCCACGCCAAGCTGGTCGCTGGCAAGACCGGCTACGACATCGTCGTGCCGGGCGCGCACTTCGCCAAGCAGCAGATCGAGGCCAAGCTCTTCCAGCCGCTGGACCGCTCGCAGTTGAGCAACTGGGGCAACCTCGATCCGGCCATCCTCGAGCAGATGGCCAAGTTGGATCCGGGCAACCAGCACCTGGTGAACTGGATGTGGGGCTTCGTCACCGTGGGCATCAACACCGCCAAGGTGAAGAAGGCGCTGGGCGACCTGCCGATGCCGGAGAACCCCTGGTCTTTGCTGTTCGATCCGAAGTACGCATCCAGGCTCAAGGGCTGCGGCGTGAATTTTCTCGACTCGGCCTCCGAGGTGATGCCGGTGGCCCTGCTGTACGTGGGCAAGCCCGGCTTCAGCCGCAACGCGGCCGACTACCCGCCGGCCGGCGAGATGCTCAAGAAGGTCCGGCCCTACGTGACGCGCTTCTCGTCGTCAGGCTACATCGAGGAACTGGCGGGCGGGCAGCTGTGCGCGGTGATGGGCTACTCCGGCGACATCAACATCTCGCGCGCGCGGGCGCTGCAGGCCAAGAACGGCAACGACATCCAGGCCCTGGTGCCGTCCAGCGGCGCCACGCTGTTCTTCGACTCGATGGCCATTCCGGCCGACGCGGCGCACCCGAAGAATGCGCATCTGTTCATCAACTACATCCTGCGCCCCGAGGTGCATGCGTCGCTGACGAACAAGGTGTTCTATGCCAACCCGAACCGGGCCTCGCTCAAGTTCGTCAAGAAGGACGTGGCCGAGAACAAGTCGATCTTCCCGGGCCCGCAGGAGCTGGCGCGGATGACGGCACCCGACAGCCTGCCGCAGGATATCCGCCGCGTGCAGACGCGCACCTTCACGAACTTCAAGGCTGGCCGCTGA
- a CDS encoding FmdB family zinc ribbon protein — translation MPIYAYRCAACGHAKDVLQKISDPVLTDCPACGAASFQKQLTAAGFQLKGSGWYATDFKGGGAAAQPAADAAAKPADAVAPASAPSTGSDSAGSGGSTTASGGCGASCACH, via the coding sequence ATGCCGATCTACGCCTACCGCTGTGCAGCCTGCGGCCACGCGAAGGACGTTCTGCAGAAGATCTCCGACCCGGTGCTGACCGACTGCCCGGCCTGCGGTGCCGCGAGCTTCCAGAAGCAGCTCACCGCGGCCGGTTTCCAGCTCAAGGGCTCGGGCTGGTATGCGACCGACTTCAAGGGCGGCGGCGCGGCGGCCCAGCCCGCGGCCGATGCCGCGGCCAAGCCCGCGGACGCGGTCGCGCCCGCCAGCGCGCCGTCCACCGGCAGCGACAGCGCCGGCAGCGGCGGCTCGACCACCGCGTCCGGTGGTTGCGGCGCGTCCTGCGCCTGCCACTGA
- a CDS encoding DUF502 domain-containing protein, translated as MKKYLLAGLLVWLPLTLTVWVLTSVLGVLDGVFGWFISATQAVLPMAATAPLEALRHIPGLGVIVTLVALLLTGVFATNIVGQWWLKQGSRLLNRIPIVKSIYNSIKQVSDTLFSSSGNAFREAVLVQYPREGSWTIAFVTGRPGGEAAHHLVGDYLSLYVPTTPNPTSGFFLMVPRRDVIELAMSVDEALKYVISMGVVAPPMGAVAEVIPARN; from the coding sequence GTGAAGAAATACCTGCTCGCCGGCCTGCTGGTCTGGCTGCCGCTGACGCTGACCGTCTGGGTGCTCACCTCGGTGCTCGGCGTGCTCGACGGCGTGTTCGGCTGGTTCATCTCGGCCACGCAGGCCGTGCTGCCGATGGCCGCCACCGCGCCGCTCGAGGCGCTGCGGCACATCCCGGGCCTCGGCGTGATCGTCACGCTGGTGGCGTTGCTGCTGACCGGCGTGTTCGCGACCAACATCGTCGGCCAGTGGTGGCTGAAGCAGGGCAGCCGGCTGCTCAACCGCATCCCGATCGTCAAGTCGATCTACAACTCGATCAAGCAGGTCTCCGACACGCTGTTCTCCAGCAGCGGCAACGCCTTCCGCGAGGCGGTGCTGGTGCAGTACCCGCGCGAGGGCTCGTGGACGATCGCCTTCGTCACCGGCCGGCCCGGCGGCGAGGCGGCACACCACCTGGTGGGCGACTACCTCAGCCTGTACGTGCCGACCACGCCGAACCCGACCTCGGGCTTCTTCCTGATGGTGCCGCGGCGCGACGTCATCGAGCTCGCCATGAGTGTCGACGAAGCCCTCAAGTACGTCATCTCGATGGGCGTGGTGGCGCCGCCGATGGGCGCCGTCGCCGAGGTGATCCCGGCCCGAAATTGA
- the aspS gene encoding aspartate--tRNA ligase, with protein sequence MRTTYCGLVSEALLGQTITLMGWAHRRRDHGGVIFVDLRDREGIVQVVCDPDRADMFKVAEGVRNEFCLKIVGKVRERPAGTTNANITSGKIEVLCHEIEVLNPSVTPPFQLDDENLSETTRLTHRVLDLRRPPMQRNMMLRYRVAMEVRKFLDVNGFIDIETPMLTKSTPEGARDYLVPSRVHDGMFFALPQSPQLFKQLLMVAGFDRYYQITKCFRDEDLRADRQPEFTQIDIETSFLTEEEIRTMFEGMIRSTFEHAIGVKLQDFPVMKYSDAMRLYGSDKPDLRVKLEFTELTDSMKDVDFKVFSGPANAEDGRVVALRIPGGGEMSRGEIDGYTEFVKIYGAKGLAWVKVNDVAKGREGLQSPIVKNLHDKAIAEILARTGAASGDLIFFGADKAKVVNDAIGALRVKVGHSEFGKSRGLVQGQWEPLWVVDFPMFEYDDDAQRWNAVHHPFTSPKDGHEDWLETDPGRCIAKAYDVVLNGIELGGGSVRIHREEVQSKVFRALKINAEEAQLKFGFLLDALKYGAPPHGGIAIGLDRFVMLMTGAESLRDVIAFPKTQRAQDLLTNAPSPVDEKQLRELHIRLRNVQTAT encoded by the coding sequence ATGAGAACCACCTATTGCGGCCTCGTCAGCGAGGCCTTGCTCGGCCAGACCATCACCCTGATGGGCTGGGCCCATCGCCGCCGCGACCATGGCGGCGTGATCTTCGTCGATCTGCGCGACCGCGAAGGCATCGTGCAGGTCGTCTGCGATCCCGATCGCGCCGACATGTTCAAGGTCGCCGAGGGCGTGCGCAACGAGTTCTGCCTGAAGATCGTCGGCAAGGTGCGCGAGCGGCCGGCCGGCACCACCAACGCCAACATCACCAGCGGCAAGATCGAGGTGCTGTGCCACGAGATCGAGGTGCTCAACCCCAGCGTCACGCCGCCGTTCCAGCTCGACGACGAGAACCTGTCGGAGACGACGCGCCTGACGCACCGAGTGCTCGACCTGCGCCGCCCGCCGATGCAGCGCAACATGATGCTGCGCTACCGCGTGGCGATGGAGGTGCGCAAGTTCCTCGACGTCAACGGCTTCATCGACATCGAGACGCCGATGCTCACCAAGAGCACGCCCGAGGGGGCGCGCGACTACCTGGTGCCCAGCCGCGTGCACGACGGCATGTTCTTCGCGCTGCCGCAAAGCCCGCAGCTGTTCAAGCAGCTGCTGATGGTGGCCGGCTTCGACCGCTACTACCAGATCACCAAGTGCTTCCGCGACGAGGACCTGCGCGCCGACCGCCAGCCCGAGTTCACGCAGATCGACATCGAGACCAGCTTCCTCACCGAGGAGGAGATCCGCACGATGTTCGAGGGCATGATCCGCAGCACCTTCGAGCACGCGATCGGCGTGAAGCTGCAGGACTTCCCGGTCATGAAGTACTCGGACGCGATGCGCCTGTACGGCTCGGACAAGCCCGACCTGCGCGTCAAGCTCGAGTTCACAGAGCTGACCGACTCCATGAAGGATGTCGACTTCAAGGTCTTCTCCGGCCCCGCCAACGCCGAGGACGGCCGCGTGGTCGCGCTGCGCATTCCCGGCGGCGGCGAGATGAGCCGCGGCGAGATCGACGGCTACACCGAGTTCGTGAAGATCTACGGCGCCAAGGGCCTGGCCTGGGTGAAGGTCAACGACGTGGCCAAGGGCCGCGAGGGCCTGCAGAGCCCGATCGTCAAGAACCTGCACGACAAGGCGATCGCCGAGATCCTCGCGCGCACCGGCGCCGCCTCGGGCGACCTGATCTTCTTCGGCGCCGACAAGGCCAAGGTGGTCAACGACGCCATCGGCGCGCTGCGCGTGAAGGTCGGGCACAGCGAGTTCGGCAAGTCGCGCGGCCTCGTGCAGGGGCAGTGGGAGCCGCTGTGGGTGGTCGACTTCCCGATGTTCGAGTACGACGACGACGCACAGCGCTGGAACGCGGTGCATCACCCGTTCACCAGCCCGAAGGACGGCCATGAAGACTGGCTCGAGACCGACCCGGGCCGCTGCATCGCCAAGGCCTACGACGTGGTGCTCAACGGCATCGAGCTCGGTGGCGGCTCGGTGCGTATCCACCGCGAAGAGGTGCAGAGCAAGGTATTCCGCGCGCTGAAGATCAACGCCGAGGAGGCGCAGCTCAAGTTCGGCTTCCTGCTCGACGCGCTGAAGTACGGCGCGCCGCCGCACGGCGGCATCGCCATCGGCCTGGACCGCTTCGTGATGCTGATGACCGGCGCCGAGAGCCTGCGCGATGTCATCGCCTTCCCGAAGACGCAGCGTGCGCAGGACCTGCTCACCAACGCGCCCAGCCCGGTCGACGAGAAGCAGTTGCGCGAGCTGCACATCCGGCTGCGCAACGTGCAGACGGCCACTTGA
- the nudB gene encoding dihydroneopterin triphosphate diphosphatase, which translates to MDKPFKIPESVLVVIHTPEREVLLIERADAPGTWQSVTGSKDTDDEPFEATAIREVAEETGIVVGSPAVPREALIDWGLRNVYEIYPVWRHRYAPGVIHNTEHVFGLTVPRGTPVTLAPREHLAWRWLPWREAADSCFSFSNAEAILQLPNFLR; encoded by the coding sequence GTGGACAAGCCGTTCAAGATCCCCGAGTCGGTGCTGGTCGTGATCCACACGCCCGAGCGCGAGGTGCTGCTCATCGAACGCGCCGATGCGCCGGGCACCTGGCAGAGCGTCACCGGTTCGAAGGACACCGACGACGAGCCCTTCGAAGCGACGGCGATCCGCGAGGTGGCCGAGGAGACCGGCATCGTCGTCGGCTCGCCCGCCGTGCCGCGCGAGGCACTGATCGACTGGGGCTTGCGCAATGTCTACGAGATCTACCCCGTCTGGAGGCATCGTTATGCGCCGGGCGTGATCCACAACACCGAGCATGTGTTCGGCCTGACCGTGCCGCGCGGCACGCCCGTCACGCTGGCGCCGCGCGAGCACCTCGCCTGGCGCTGGCTGCCGTGGCGCGAGGCGGCCGACAGCTGCTTCTCGTTCAGCAACGCCGAAGCCATCCTGCAACTGCCGAACTTCCTGCGATGA
- a CDS encoding endonuclease/exonuclease/phosphatase family protein, whose product MRHHAPTTLGHGDMLRVATYNIHKGVRGVGPRKRLEIHNLGLGIEALDSDLVFLQEVRSFHHGEARRFARTSFGWPREGQADFLAPEGYEVAYRTNAVTREGEHGNALLSRWPLGDIGHHDVSDHRFEQRGLLHVPVHWNGAVLHAVVAHLGLMHASRACAVERLAAFIEAHVPKDELLVVAGDFNDWGQKLDAPMRECGMQRALPEGVSSARQNTFPSRVPVFSLDRIYTRGLRCVSTSVPRGSAWARMSDHLPLVAELVHE is encoded by the coding sequence ATGAGACACCACGCGCCGACCACGCTGGGCCATGGCGACATGCTGCGCGTGGCCACCTACAACATCCACAAGGGCGTGCGCGGCGTCGGCCCGCGCAAGCGGCTGGAGATCCACAACCTGGGGCTGGGCATCGAGGCGCTGGACTCCGACCTGGTGTTCCTGCAGGAAGTGCGCAGCTTCCACCACGGCGAGGCGCGGCGCTTCGCGCGCACCTCGTTCGGCTGGCCGCGCGAGGGCCAGGCCGACTTCCTGGCGCCCGAAGGCTACGAGGTGGCCTACCGCACCAACGCGGTCACCCGCGAAGGCGAGCACGGCAACGCGCTGCTGTCGCGCTGGCCGCTGGGCGACATCGGCCACCACGACGTGTCGGACCACCGCTTCGAACAGCGCGGCCTGCTGCACGTGCCGGTGCACTGGAATGGCGCGGTGCTGCATGCCGTTGTCGCACATCTCGGGTTGATGCACGCCAGCCGCGCGTGCGCGGTGGAGCGGCTGGCCGCCTTCATCGAGGCCCATGTGCCGAAAGACGAACTGCTCGTTGTCGCCGGCGACTTCAACGACTGGGGGCAGAAGCTCGATGCGCCCATGCGCGAGTGCGGCATGCAACGGGCCTTGCCGGAGGGTGTGAGCAGCGCGCGGCAAAACACCTTCCCGTCACGCGTGCCGGTGTTCTCGCTGGACCGCATCTACACGCGCGGCCTGCGCTGCGTGTCGACCTCGGTGCCGCGCGGATCGGCCTGGGCGCGCATGTCGGATCACCTGCCGCTGGTCGCCGAGCTCGTGCACGAATGA